Within Acidimicrobiales bacterium, the genomic segment GCGCGCGAATTGCCGCGGGGCACCGTGTCGGGGAGCCCCGACCGCATCGCCGAGAACCTGGCGGAACTGGTCGACATGGGCGTGTCGCATGTCCAGATGCGGTTCCCGAACCGTTCCCTCGACGAGCTGTGCGACCAGATGGCCGCCTTCGGCGAGCAGGTGGGGCCCCTCCTGCGCCGCTGACGGCGGCCGCGGTCGCCCGAAAGGCTGCCCGGCCGACGGGAACGTTCCCGACGACCCGACCGTCTGAACCGGTGTTGGTGCCCTGAGACGCGTCACCGGAGACGGGGCGCTCGATCGTGGAGGTGTCGGCGGGGATGCAGCAGCGATCGGCGTACGTGGTCGGAGCCGTGGGGATCGTGGTGGCGTTGGCGGTCGGAGGCGTGGCACTCGGGTTATCGGCCTCGGGACAGGCGGCTACCGCGCCGGGATCGTGCGGGGGTTCTGCACCCAAGCTCACCGTGCAGGGCACCGGCGAGGCGTCGGCGACGCCCGACCTCCTGACACTCTCCATCGGCATCGACGTGACCGACGGCAGCGCCCAGGCGGCCCTGGCCGACGACAACGCCAAGGCCGCCGCCGTCACCGGCGCGCTCGAGCACGGCGGCGTAGCCGACAAGGACATCCAGACCACGGACGTGTCGATCCAGCCGCATTACAGCCTGACCGGCACCATCACCGGCTATGAGATGACCAACACCTTGACGGCCAAGCTGCGCACGTTCTCGACGTCGGGCGCCGTCGTGGACGCGGTGACGGCGGCCGCCGGGAACGCCGCCAGGATCGACTCGCTCACGTTCTCGATCGAAGACCCCCGCGTCATCGAGGACAGGGCCCGGACCGACGCCGTGCACCAGGCCGTCAGCCATGCCCGCTCGATGGCCAGCGCTGCCGGCCAGCACCTCGGCCCGGTGTGTTCGCTCACGGACGACACGTCGTCGGGGATCTCCGCCAACCTCCGGGAAGGGTTCGCGTCGTCGGTGGCCGCGGTGCCGAGCATGGTGCCGCTGCAGGCGGGCACCCAGCAGATCTCGGCACAGATCACCCTGATCTACGAGATCACCAACCAGATCCAGCGCGGGTCGTGATCTCGAAGAAGCTGCTCGGATAGGGTTTTCCGGTCGGGCTGGTGGGTCCGTCGCCGTCGACGGCCCGAGGCCGGCAGAGCCGGGTGCGAGGTGCGCCGGGTGCTGGCGGCCGCCGGGGCACTGGTCGGCCACCACGTCGATCACCAGCGGACATGACATCCGTACCGTGGCCAACCGGCTCGGCCACGCCAACCCGGCTATGACGCTGCAGGCGTATGCCCACGCGGTGGGGTCTGCCGACGGCGCGGTGGTCGAGAGGCTGGGGATGTCCTCGACGGCGATGGGGATGACACCCCGACGGCCGCCGCCGCTGGCGGAGGTGACGGCGTCACACCCGATGGACCTCCACATCCCGTGCGAAGGTAGGGAGCGCTCGGAGGCGGATGATCCCACCCGAGTCGAGGACGAGCAGGCTCAAGAGGTGCGTGTCGCGCTGCTCAGGCGCCGGATCTGACGCGAGAGTGCTTCGGCACGCGTGACCGCCGCCGGTTCAAAGACACCCTCCACGCCCAGCGCGCCCATGCTGACGAGCACGGACATGCCTCCCGTGCGGCCCTCTCTGGGCGTCTCCTGGGTGGGCTGGACGAGGTCGCCTCTGGACTCTGATCTCTGGGGCCTGACACTTCGACCTGGGGCGCCTGACCGATCAATCTCAGTTGATCTTGAGTGTCGATTGAGGTAAAGCACATCCTCGACATCAGGCACGACGAGGAGGGCCGGTCATGGCGGGACTAGAGCGCAAGCGGTTCGACAACCCAGATGACACGCGACCGTTTCAAGGCAAGGGCCACGTCAAGATCGTCAACATCGGTGAGGGGGTCGTGGGCCTCGCCACGTTCGAGTCAGGCTGGAAGTGGTCCGACCACGTGAAGCCCATCGCCGGGACAGACAGCTGCCAGGCGGCGCACATCGGATACGTGCTGTCGGGTCGTCAGGTTGTCCTGATGGACGACGGCACCCAGCTTGAGATCGGCCCCGGCGACGTCGTCTCCATTCCCGCTGGGCATGATGGCTGGACCATCGGTGACGAGCCGTGTGTGGTGCTGGACTTCGCCGGGATGGCCACCTACGCCAAGCCCGACTGACCCTGGAGCCGCCCTCGATCCGCAGAGGTCACCGCTCGGGTCGATCCGGCCCCCGAAGTGGCGGCCCGGGATGTGTCGTGGGCGAGCGGGTGGATTCCCTGGAATGGACGAAGATCCACCATTACGCCAGGACGACGATCGAGTGTCGGGGCCGGTACCTCGACTACTTCATCGCCTTCGCCGGGAGGACGGAGTCGATGAGGCCAAGCGGGGCTGTGTAACTTGACACATACAGCCCCCGGAATAGGCTCCCGTCGGGCCTCTGGGACACCTCATG encodes:
- a CDS encoding SIMPL domain-containing protein (The SIMPL domain is named for its presence in mouse protein SIMPL (signalling molecule that associates with mouse pelle-like kinase). Bacterial member BP26, from Brucella, was shown to assemble into a channel-like structure, while YggE from E. coli has been associated with resistance to oxidative stress.); the encoded protein is MEVSAGMQQRSAYVVGAVGIVVALAVGGVALGLSASGQAATAPGSCGGSAPKLTVQGTGEASATPDLLTLSIGIDVTDGSAQAALADDNAKAAAVTGALEHGGVADKDIQTTDVSIQPHYSLTGTITGYEMTNTLTAKLRTFSTSGAVVDAVTAAAGNAARIDSLTFSIEDPRVIEDRARTDAVHQAVSHARSMASAAGQHLGPVCSLTDDTSSGISANLREGFASSVAAVPSMVPLQAGTQQISAQITLIYEITNQIQRGS
- a CDS encoding cupin domain-containing protein — protein: MAGLERKRFDNPDDTRPFQGKGHVKIVNIGEGVVGLATFESGWKWSDHVKPIAGTDSCQAAHIGYVLSGRQVVLMDDGTQLEIGPGDVVSIPAGHDGWTIGDEPCVVLDFAGMATYAKPD